A stretch of Imperialibacter roseus DNA encodes these proteins:
- a CDS encoding PQQ-dependent sugar dehydrogenase: MKLITILWLLALSFGCLVSCKQNLVLVPDSPYRVSDDSFTTKTIASGFTIPYGIAIVGENEYFITDRVGKMFHFEDSTLTEISGVPEVVTFGTPGLAAIMHGGLMDVSLHPDYSTNSWIYISYLASDGFAKVSRLKVQDNTVSQLETIFTTRHQNYTGNGMRIVWEDETHFFLNIGNSDFSTSEYPVLHAQDLNHDAGKIHRLMDNGSVPADNPVFDGYASPTTIWSYGHRDVQGLFFEASTHTLFGIEHGPKGGDEFNIIEKGKNYGWPLFTYGINYDGAWVSTISEDSAAKFTVFPAHYWTVPTRDGGQAVAPACLLKVSESNISDWNDYFIFGSLAFRRLMKYNHKTGETFGLSIKGRVRTVKQLPGGDIIALIERSDLRKSNGKIIRIGN, translated from the coding sequence ATGAAATTAATTACTATTCTCTGGCTGCTGGCGCTCTCATTTGGTTGCCTGGTTAGCTGCAAACAAAACCTTGTGCTGGTTCCGGATTCTCCCTATAGGGTAAGCGATGATTCCTTTACTACTAAAACCATTGCAAGCGGTTTCACCATACCCTACGGAATAGCTATAGTTGGTGAAAATGAATACTTCATTACAGACAGGGTCGGGAAAATGTTCCACTTTGAAGACAGCACGCTGACAGAGATAAGCGGAGTGCCGGAGGTTGTTACATTTGGCACCCCGGGTTTAGCTGCCATTATGCATGGGGGGTTAATGGATGTAAGTCTTCATCCTGACTACTCAACCAATTCCTGGATATACATTTCCTATCTGGCATCGGACGGCTTTGCTAAAGTATCCCGGCTTAAAGTACAGGACAATACTGTCTCTCAGTTGGAAACTATTTTCACCACCCGGCACCAAAACTACACCGGCAACGGCATGCGGATAGTGTGGGAAGACGAAACTCACTTTTTTCTCAACATCGGCAATTCCGACTTCTCAACTAGTGAGTATCCAGTGTTGCATGCACAAGACCTCAACCATGACGCAGGAAAGATTCACCGGTTAATGGATAATGGAAGTGTCCCTGCAGATAATCCCGTCTTCGATGGGTATGCTTCCCCTACCACCATTTGGAGCTATGGGCACCGGGACGTGCAGGGTTTGTTTTTTGAAGCATCCACCCACACCCTTTTTGGGATTGAACACGGTCCCAAAGGCGGGGATGAGTTCAACATAATAGAGAAAGGAAAGAACTACGGTTGGCCGCTTTTCACTTACGGCATCAACTACGACGGTGCGTGGGTATCTACTATTTCCGAAGATTCAGCTGCCAAGTTTACTGTTTTCCCAGCGCACTACTGGACGGTGCCAACCCGAGACGGTGGACAGGCTGTTGCGCCTGCCTGTTTGTTAAAGGTGAGCGAAAGCAATATTTCGGACTGGAACGACTATTTTATTTTTGGTTCGCTGGCCTTTAGAAGGCTGATGAAATACAACCACAAAACGGGCGAAACTTTTGGCTTGTCGATAAAAGGAAGAGTCAGGACAGTCAAACAACTTCCTGGCGGAGACATCATCGCACTGATTGAGAGAAGCGACCTGCGAAAATCCAATGGTAAAATTATCAGGATAGGGAATTAG